Sequence from the Seonamhaeicola sp. ML3 genome:
TGAAACGTCGCATATCCACAAGTTACCATACATTTGAAAAATGACGAACACATTGAAATATTTAGGTCTAATTATAATATTTTCCATTATCGGATTTATAATTCGAGATTTGTTTTTTGACTTTTCGCATTCTCAAATAACCAACGAAACTATAATTATTGGAAACAGAACCGCTAGCGGACAATTTTACTCTCATATTTTATTCGCATTATCAATCGGAATTATTCCACTATTCTATCTGATTATAAAAAAAATTACGAAAATTAACTTTTTGAATAAAGGTTTAATTTCGTTTGGAATAATCGTTATTTGTGGAGTTTCACTATGGTTATTCAGAACATTTCAGTTAAAAAACAGATTTCAAAATATATCTGATTTTTATAATGGAAGTGAAATTAAAACAGAACTCAATTTTAGCACTATGAGTTTGAATAGTCTGAATTTTGGACTTTACTTATTCTTAGGTTTTATAATCGGAACAATATTGAGTATTTTGATTTTCAAGAATAAAAACAAAACAACAGTAGTATAAAAAACGTATGGTAACAAAGTGTAAAAATAATTGCTTGGTTCTTGCCTACTCGGAAAATCCTGCAGATTTTCCTCTGGTTCGTTCCTTTTTTGCTAAGTTAGTTGCTTAACCACGCAACTATCCTTACACAAACCGTTAAACGAACCTCTAAAAAAACAAATAACTTTCTAATAATAGTATTGCTAGCAAATAAGTGCGTTAAGGATTGAGGCATTTGTTGAAGCTCCTCGACGCAGGAGAGAGCGACTGCCGAAAGCCTGACCCGATAGGGGAACGCCCAAATAAAAATGAGACCCTGAAACGAGACTTCGACTGCGCTCAGTCTGACAGTTCGGGAAGAGAGGTTCCCGCCTTCATGGGTGGGAATAACAAAAAAGGTGTATTAAAAATCAAACTTAAAAGTAGCTCCAGCTAAAAACTGGATACTTTGTACCGGGAAATTTTGCCAGCGTTGGTAAGTGTTATTCGCTATGTTATTCGCTTTGGCAAACACCGAAATCTTTTCATTAACATGATATCCTAAATGCGCATTGGCATCAAAATAACTATCCAATACCACCGTAAACGGAGACGCTACTGTAATACCATCATTTAAAAAGAATTGATCCTTTCTTTCCCCCACATAAAATAAATTGGCTCCCGTAAACCAGTGTTCATCAATTTGGTAATCCATAAATAACGCCCCTATAAAATCTGGCAAGTTCCAAGCTTCGGCTTCATTATCGGTAGAATAACTAAAGTATTCGGCTTTAACGCCTAGCTTAAAGTTTCGGTTTACATCGACGTTAATTTCTCCAGCTACTCCAAATGTATCGACATTATCGTAGGCTATCCCAAATGAATTCCCATAAGAATAGGCCTGATCGGTCATTAAAGTAATGTCATTATTCTTAAACAGGGCTTTATTTCTATCGGCTTTATAGAGTCCGTTAATATTATAGCTCATATTACTGGATAGCTTCCCTTTTAAACCAATATAAGCGTTGTATTGTTGGTCTGTTGGCATCACCAATAACGTTGGTGACACAAAAGGATTTTCCGATGCAAAATCGAAATACGAGTTTTGGATGAGTCCGCCTTCAATACCACCGTAGGCAATCAGGACATCATTAACCAATCTGTAGGTTGCCGTTACATTCGGATAGATATAAAACTTGCTTTCCTTAGATTCTGAATCTCTTAAATAAGCTGCAGTAACACCCACGTTTACGGTTAAATCGTCTTGTTTCATTTCATAGGTGGGAGCAGCGCTTACTATAAAATTTCCATAATTCAGTTCTTCATTGAGTTCATAACTTCTATCGAACGTGCCTTTCAAATAATCGAATTTAAAAGAGGTTGAAATCTCTTCTCTATCTATCGGAATGTCAATTTTTGTACTAACCAAAAACCTATTTTCTCCAGAACCTTGGTTGTCCCCAAAACGTCTAAAAAAGAAATTCCCGGAGTTAATATAAGTATCTTCAAAAGTTATATCACCTCCAAAATAGGCATCGTAAAAGGCGTGTTCCTCATCAATAGCATCATTCATGGCTGTATCAACAAAAGAGGGCGCAACACCATACCAATTATACATTTGGTGCTTAAAACCGGCTTCAACGTTCCATGATAAATCCCGTAACCTGGTTGAATAATTGACATTCACCTTCGAGATTGAAAAATCATCATCAAAAGACACCCCATCGATACCACCTTGCGACGAATTATGACTTACGTAACCACCAATACTTTCGTTTCTGCTAATGGCATGATTTAAATAAACTTCGCCTAAAATAGTGGTATAAGTCCCAACGCCAATGGTAGCATAATTGTCAAACAGTTTTGTTGGTTTTCGTTTCTCAACCACGGCCGCTTTACCTTTGGCAGGAGTGAATGTTGAAGCTACTGGAAACGAAAATATATTATACTTCACGTCCTTTTTATGCGCTGTAGTTTCATCTTCTAAACTCGGAATTTCTTTCACTTTAAAGGCATCTGAAATGGATGGCGTATAAGGTTTCACTACATCGATAACACCTGTGTTAATGGTGTCTTTGTCCCTTTTCTGAGCAGAAATAAAGGTGACACTTAAAATAGTAATGATGCTTAATATATGTTTTATCTGCTTGCGCATATTTTTTAATTTTCTATTGACGATTGATAATTGACTATTTTTCTCGCAAAGGCGCTATGACGCAAAGTTTCAAAGTTTATACTGCTTACTGTTGACCAAAAACTGCTTACTGCATGTGATTGCTTGTAACTGCTTACTGAAAACTGCGACTGCATACTAATTATTCAGGTTGAATGGATGAATTGGTTTTCGCTTCTTCTGCTTTTATTTTGCTTAATGCTTCTTTGGCTTCATCTACCACATCTTCAAACTCAGCAAAATTTTCAATGACACTTTCCAAAATATAAGTAGCTTGAAAGGCGTCATTTAAAGCATAAAAGTTCTTGGCCATAATTAACAAACCTTTGGCACTGTAGTACTTATATCCTGAATAGTCTTTGGCCAGCTTCTGAACCGATTTATTAGAGTCTTCGTGCTTACCCTCTTTGTTTTTGAAATAAGCGTTGTAATAAAGCGCTTCGGCTGCAGTTTCTCCAGAAGCTACTTTTTCTACTTGTGCATAAGCCGATTTTGCTTTGTCTTCATCACCCGTTTTAATTGCCGAACGCGCTATAATTATATAGGCATCGCTCTTAATTTTATTATCAATTTTTGAACTATTCAAAACTTTTTCGGCATATGAAACAGCTTCAGCATAATTTTCTAACTGATAGTTTGCTTTCATCAAATTAGATTGTGCAAAAACTACATTTTGTGGAAAATTTGCCTCCTCCTCTAAACGTTGTAACAACGGAATGGCTTGTTTCCAAACTTTTTCTTCCAAATAATATTGCGATAAACGAGACAGTGCTTCTTCGGAATATTCATTTTGAGATGTTTCAACAATGTACTTATAGTGCGGAGCGGCATTAGCAACCAAACCTTTCTTGTAGTATAATTGTCCTAAATAAAAATGCGATTGAAGAATATGTAATCCGTTAGGAAACTCATTCACATAGTTGTTAAACTGCTTAATGGCTCTATCTGTATTGCCATCTAAATATTGCTTTTCTGCAGCCGTATAAGAGGCATTATCTAACTCAGAATCTGTAACTTCAACATAATCCAAGGTCCTCACCCAATTGGCATAATCATCAACACGACCTAAATCGATATAAATCAATTTAGCAGTAGAGACGGCCTGAACTGCTTCTGGAGTACCCGGATAATTTCCCGCAACTTTTTTGAATTTGGTTAGGGCTCTTTCGTTTTCATTACCGTTGTAATACACCAAACCTTGCCTTAATAAAGCCTTAGGTACAAAGCTGCTCATTTTATATTCTGAACTTAAACGGTCGTAAACCTTCATGGCTTTATTCGTTTCATTGGCCTTTACATAAGCATTACCCAATTCGTACATGGCATCATCACGAAGTTTAGATTTTGGATAATCTGAAATAAACTCTTCCAGCTCCTTAATCTTTTTTGATGATTGTCCCAAATAACCAACACTAATAGCCTTTTGGAATGCGGGATAATCTGAATCTATTTCACCCACTTTTATAGCATTGCTATAGGCTTTTATGGCTAAACTGTAGTTACTGCTTACAAAGTGTGCGTCGCCCAAACGCAAGTAAGCATCATTCAATCTGACTTTGTCATCCTTTTTGTTAGAAATAAACTGATTAAAATGTTCAGTCGCTTTGGCATAGTTCTTCAACTTAAAATAAGTATATGCCAAATTATAGTCTAGATTCTCCATTTCTGGAGTGTTAGCCCCTGCTAATTGAAATTCCTTAAACCCAACCAATGCATCATCGTAATTGGTTAAGTTATAATCGGCTTCAGCTTTCCAAAATGTGGCTCTCGAAGTAAATTTATCATCTCGTGGTTCTTTTAGAGATTCATCGAACATCGATTCTGCTTCCAAATATTGGTTGTCATTGTACAACTCTATACCTCTGTAAAAAGCCACTTTTTGATAAGCCACTTTGTTTTCAAAACTCTTTTTACCTTCTAATAATTTCAGAGCTTCCTTATAATTTTTAGAAGTTATGTAAGAGTCTATCAATAGTGTTTCGATTTCTTCTTTATATTGAGTATCCGGATATTTTTCTAAATAACCTGCCAATACTTGTGGCGCCGATTGGTAAGGATTTCCTATTTCATAACTAATCTTGGCGTAATTTAACCAAGCATCCTCCTGTATTTTTAAATCGTAATCCATTTGAGAAGCATATCTAAAGGCATTCAAGGCTTCTTGTTTTTTGCCTAAATTGATATAGCTTTCTCCTAAATGATAGTAAGCATTTTGGGCAATACCATTATTGCCTCCTATTATTTTATTGAATTCTGAAATCGCTTTTTCATAATCCTTTTGTTTGTAATGCGCATAGCCCAATTGGTAGAAATCGGTATTATTCCACTTTGCTGTTCTATCACGTTTACCTTTTTTGCCTTTATAGGCTGTTAGATATGGAATTGCAGCCGCGTATTCTTCTAGATTGAAATAACTCTCGCCAATAATTTTAGACAGTTCCGAAATTTCTTCTTCATTACTTTCCGGCAATCGCTCTTTGGCTAACGCTATGGCTTTCTCAAAATTCCCAAGTTTGAAATTTAAATCGGCTTGATAATAAGATAGTTTCTCTTTGTAGCGTTCCTGGTTACTTACTTGGTCAAAGTATTCGTTTGCCTTATCGTAATCGTCACCTTCATAGGCCATAAAACCAATGTAATATTTAGCTTGAGAACCATATTCCTGTGAACTTTCAACTCTCGATAAATATTTCTTGGCATCTCTGTACTGCTTGGTAGAAAAAGCCGAATAACCATTATTGAAATTGAATTTTTCTTTCTCCTTTCTAGCCAAGGCATTTTCATCTACTTTATTATACCACTTTCGAGCATGAGCATATTTTGAGTTCTCGAAATAATAATCGGCTACGTCAACAAAAGCCGTATTTCGCTTGGTGCTAGTGGGGTATTCTTTAACAAAATCTTCTACTAACTGGTCAGCATTTTGCTGATTCAGCCTAACTGCACAATTGGCTATATAATAGGCACAGTCAGATTGTAAAATGGGGACCTCTGCAGTTTTTTGAACATTCCCAAACAACGATTGAGCTGCTAAATATTGCTGGTTATTATAAAGCGACAAAGCCTTTTGATAATCAACCATATTATTGGTGTAAGCTGCTGATTGCTGTGCTAAAAGAGGAAGACCAAAACAGATAGCTACTAGAAGTGAAACGATACTTTTTTTAGTCATTGACTATTCGTTTTTTAATTTGGAATCAAAGATAAATTAATACAAACCCTATAACGAAATAATCGTGCCATAATTATAAACCGAGTTATTAAATGTGAAAAAGACCTAAGATAAAAGTGTCTTTTTAAGTAGTTGAAACCTCCAAAACATATTTTTGAGATTTGGAGTTTGGGTTTTGATTTTTTTAACAATACATTTACCAAACTATAAACCACTTTTTAATTATATGTCAAATCCTATTTTACAATTGAAAGACGCTTCTATTTATCAAGGAGATAGCTTAGTGCTTTCTAATGTCAATGTTGAAATAAACAAAGGCGAATTTGTGTATTTAATAGGAAAAACGGGAACAGGAAAAAGTAGTTTTATGAAAACACTTTATGGTGACTTGCCCCTAAAAGAAGGCGAAGGCCATATCGTTGATTATAACTTGAAACAATTAAAGGAAAAAGACATTCCTTTTTTAAGGCGAAAACTTGGGGTCGTTTTTCAAGACTTCAAATTACTAACAGATAGAACGGTTAACGACAACCTGCTTTTTGTACTAAAAGCTACGGGCTGGAAAGACAGGGATAAAATGAATACGCGTGTCGCAGAAGTTCTTGAAAAAGTGGATATGAAAACTAAAGGTTTTAAATTCCCTCATGAGCTCTCAGGTGGTGAGCAACAACGTATAGCTATAGCAAGAGCTTTGTTAAATAACCCTGAGCTCATTCTTGCCGATGAACCTACAGGAAATTTAGACCCTCAAACAAGTGTAGAAGTCATGAAAGTTCTTCAAGATTTAAATAAAAATGGCAACACTATTTTAATGGCAACTCACGATTATGCACTTTTATTAAAATATCCGAGCAAAACCTTAAAGTGCGATGACAATCAGGTTTATGAAGTTGTGCAGAAGAAAGGTTAGTTCATTATGTATGCTACCTTAAAAAAATATCTCAAATTTATAATTCCTCATAAATTCCTTTTTAAAAACGAAATCTTCTTTCGATATTTTTATAGTATCTTTTTTTGGGGAAATAAACACCAGTGCAATGTCTGCAACAAAAAACTACGTAAGTTCATTACATTAAAAAATTCTGATTTGTTATGTCTATCTTGTGGAAGTCTTTCAAGAAATAGGCGGTTATGGAACCTACTAAATACTGAAAATTCAATTAATGGTAACATTCTTCATTTTTCACCTTCTAGAAGTCTATTTAGAAAACTAAAAAAAGACAAAAACATTCACTATTATGCTACAGATTTTGAAAATGAATTTTTAGCTGATTACAAGTTCGACATTACCAATATCGACCAACCAGACGAGAAATTCGATACCATAATTTGCTTTCATATTTTAGAACATATTGTTGAAGACAAAAAAGCCATAAAAGAACTATATCGGGTTTTAAAACCAAATGGAGCAATATACATCCAAACTCCATTTAAAGAGGGTGATATCTATGAGGATTACAGTATAACATCCCCAAGAGAACGAGAAATTAATTTTGGGCAATGGGATCATGTTAGAATCTATTCAGCCGATGGATTAAAAAAACGTTTGGAACAACAGGGTTTTAATGTAATCATAAAAGAACATAAATCGGATGAGATGGATTGGCATCATGGATTTAAGTCTCCTGAAACTATATTAATAGCTACAAAAAAATGAGAATTATTACCTTAGATGATTTTATTGACACTTATGCCAAATTAAAACAAAGGGGCCTAGGTTTTATCTCTTCAAAATTCAAAATCAGTAAAATTAAAAGAGCTAAGACAGCATTTAATCATAAAGACATAAATTCTTCCAATTGGTGGATTATTCCTGAAATAAGAAAAAGATGGAATAAAATGGTTACCGGAAAAGAGAATATTGATTTTGTGAATTTTGTAATGGCAAATCACCTTAAAGATCAAAGTAATTTAAGAATGCTTTCTCTTGGGAGCGGAAATTGTGCTACAGAATTACAATTTGCCTCATTTAATAATTTCCAAGAGATTATTTGCTGTGATATCTCAGATATCCTTTTAAAAAATGCCGAAAAAGAAGCTCATGCCAATCAATTCAACAACATAAAATTTATAATTCAAGATGCCAACACTTATGTATTCGACGACAATTACTTCGATATCGTATATTTTAGAGCCTCATTACACCACTTTAAACAGGTAGACCAACTAATTGGTAAACGTGTAAAAAACGGATTAAAGGATAACGGACTTCTGATTATTGACGAATACGTTGGACCAAATAGAATTCAATTTCCTAAACATCAAATTAAGGCTATAAATAAAGCTCTAAATATCATACCAAAAAGATACAGAAGACGCTTTATGCTCAATGCTCATAAAAATAGGGTTTTCGGTTCTGGTATTATAAGAATGAAAATAGCCGATCCATCTGAATGTATTGAGTCTGAAAGAATCATTCCTGTTATACATAAGAATTTTGAAAAAGTATTCGAGGCCCCTTATGGAGGCAATATTCTAATGACTACACTAAAAGACATTTCACATCATTTCATTGAACTAGATACTGAAAAAGAAAAGGTATTGAAATCTCTCTTTGAATTAGAGGATGATTATCTGGTTACGAACGATAGTGATTTCATTTTTGGTATCTATCAAAAATAAAAGATTATTCTTTTAATTAAAACACATATAGTAGCCTAATAAATTTCACTAGATTGTTAATCAATAATATTCAAATTAAGTACTTTACAGCTAATCAAAAAAAGACAACTAATTTGAAATGGGAACACAAGATAATCTTCCAACTAAAAAAGAGTAGTTTTATATTTTAAGTTTATTTAGTAATGATATCCATTTTAATACCAACATATAACTACAGTGTTTTCTCTCTTGCAAATGAACTATGCAAACAGGCCATTGCATGCAAAGTGAACTTTGAATTAATTTGTGTTGATGATGGTTCGCAATCTGAAATAAATAGTGAAAATAAACAGATTAATAATCTAGATCATTGTAGATTTATTGAAAGTGATAAAAATATTGGCCTAAGTAACAATAGAAATTATTTAGCTGAGCTATCCGCTTATGAAAATTTACTTTTTATAGATGGTGACTCAATAATACCAAGCCCTGACTTTATAAACAGGTATATACAGACCCTTAAAGAGTGGGATGCTGATGTTATTTATGGAGGAAGAAAACACCCAAAATCAACAGACGCCAATAGACGGTTACGATGGAAATATGGTGTGTACAGAGAAGATACAGACGCTAAAAAAAGAAAAAAAAATCCCTATAAATGCACCTTATTCAATAATACTTTAATTAGGAGAGAAACCTTCAATAAAATTGGTTTCGAAAAAAGTATTACCAAATATGGCCACGAGGATACTCTTTTTGCTTATCATTTGTTGAACATAGAAGCTAAAATCAAGCATATTGACAACCCTGTTGAACACGGTGATGTAGATTTGAATAGCGTGTTTTTCGACAAGACACACAAATCGATACAAAACCTGAAATACATATACGACAAACAACTTATATCGAATGAATTTGTGACATTCCTGCGTATTTATGAAAAGATAAAGCGCTTAAAGATAAATTACCCTATTGCTTTTTGCTATGTGCTGTTAAAACCATTTTTTAGGTTTCAATTAACCTCTAAGCACCCCTCTATTTGGTTCTTTGATATATTTAGACTTAGTTATTTTTGTTACCTAAACACAAAAAAATAATGCCTTTCTTCTCAATTATCATCCCTCTATTTAATAAAGAAAAATATATTGGCTCCTCATTAAACAGTGCCTTAAGCCAAACATTTCAGGATTTTGAGGTTATAATAGTAGATGACGGAAGTACTGACAATAGCTTAAAAATTGTTAAGGACATAAAAGATGAGAGAATTGAAATAATTAAACAAAAGAACAAAGGTGCAGCTAGTGCCAGAAACCTTGGTATTGCTAATTCCAGAGGTAAATATATAGCGCTTTTAGATGCCGATGATATTTGGTCTGAGATACATTTAAACGAACTACATAAACAAATTAAGTTACATTCTAGCGCAGCTTTATTTTGCAACAACTACCAGATACGCTATGTAAATGATAATGTACGCAATCCAAATTTCAATATGGAATTAGGACAAAAACCTATCATCATCGATGATTATTTTAAGGCCAGTACGGTAAATAATATAGCATGGACTTCTGCTGTTTGCTTTGAGAAAAAAAAATTTGACACCCTTGGAGGATTTAATGTAAAACTTGAAATTGCTGAGGACCTGGATTTATGGAATAGATTTGCTTTAAATTATCCGGTAAGTTTTAACCCTACGATAACGATGACTTACAATTTCCAAGTGGAGGATAGTTTGTCTAAAAAAGAGAATAACCAAATTAGATATGACTTTATAAACAGTTATACCAATCTTGAGAAATCCAACAACTCCCTAAAAAAATATTTGGACGTAAACCGCTATGCCGTTGCCCTGAGATGTAAAATAAACAGGGATAGGGATTTATACAAAAAACTTAAAGGAGAGATTAATCCAAAAAACTTAAACTTCAAACAAAAATTAATATTGAACTCTCCCCTCTGGCTTATAAAACTAGTAAAGAACTTTCAAAAATTCTTACTCAAATTTGGTGTTTACATTACTGCTTACAAATGATGTAAAATCTTCGTATTCCCTTATATAATCTTCTTCATCAAACTCTCCCGAAGAAAGCACAAGACATACTGCTCCCGAAGAAAAGTTATCCAATTCCCTCCATGTGCCTGTTGAAATTAATAAACCTTTATTAGGCTTATTTAATGTAATGCTTTTTTTGGTGTTCCCATCATCTAAAATCACATCGAAACTACCACTAACAGCCACTAAAAATTCGAGTTGTTCTATATGGGCATGCCCACCGCGATAGGCACTACTAGGAACATCATATAAGTAATAAACACGATTAATTTTAAAAGGTATACATTCTTTTTCTATTACAGATAAACTTCCCCTTCCCTTTTCATCAACAATTTTTGGAATTTCTATAATATAAGATTTCATTGTGTTTTTCATTTCCATATTAGCTATTTCTAATTTCCAAACCTTGTTTTACCAAACTTCTATATTTATTAATACCAGAGAGTCCAACAAAATACTTCCGTGGTATTTCACTAGCTCTTAAATCTCTATTTTTCAATAATAAGAATAAATGCCAAATTAACTTAATGTAAGTTAAAATGCCATTGTACTTATAAAAAACAGCACTTCTAGCAAAAATAATTTTATCTTCAGACACAGATTTTCCTGAACTATAAAATGGATGACTTAAAATTACATGAGGATGAAAATACAACTTCAAATTTGATTTAATTGCACTTCTTAAAAAAACATACTCATCAGCAGTTTCAAAAATAGAACCTAATCCAAAATGCTCATTAAAATAAACGCCACTACCAATAACCGGCTCTCTTTTTACTGCAATAACAACAGAGTTTGCTGTCCTTAACGTTCTTCTGTTATGTAATACAATGTTTGGATAATTATCGTACGGCCTCCCTTGATTATCTTCCATTTTAAAAGTAACAATGTCAGCCGAATTATACTTAGCAAAAGCCTCTTGGATGGTCTTTATAAAATCTCCCTTATATACAATATCATCATCTGCAAACAGGCAAATGTCTTTTTCAGCATTATTTAAGGCTACATTCCTACTTCTTGCGAGTCCTTTATCATAAGAATTAATAACACGAATATTATCAAAACTTGACGTTAAAAGTCTATTCTTGTCTGTTTGATTTACTATTAAAATGTCAAGATTAGAATAATCTGTTTGAGAAAACATTTTATCAAGAAACGATAACGATGTTCTGTTCATAGTAGAAATAAGTATTTCAATACTTTTAATATTCCTTCTATCATTACCCATTTAAAACTATATTTGAAACAAATGTATTAAATAAAATGAAAGTTTTATTAGTTGGTGAGTATAGCAGGCTTCATAACTCCTTAAAGGAAGGACTCATTGAAAAAGGGCATGATGTTGTTATAGTTTCCTCTGGAGATGGCTTTAAAGGGTATCCCGCAGATTTGGAAATTTCTACCTTAATAGAGAAATTTTCAATTTTACATTTTATAGTAAAGGGTATTTACAAACTTCTTAAGATAGATTTATTAAAAATTGAAATAGCGCTTCGTCTTTATTTTATTACCCCAAAGTTAAAGGATTTTGATATTGTGCAATTAGTAAACGAAAATAGTACAAGAGCTTCTACTAAAACGGAAAAATGGTTTATTGGTAAACTAAAAAAACAGAATGAAAAATTGTTCTTACTATCTTGTGGAACAGATTATACCAGTGTTTCTTATGCAAGAAATGAAGGTTTTAAATATTCTATCTTAACACCTTTTGAAAATAATTCGAAATTCAGAAAACAATTAAACCAAATCCTAAAATACACAACAAAACCTTATTACAGATTACACTCTTATATTTTTAATAATATAGAAGGCGTTATTGCTTCAGATATCGATTACCATATTCCGCTAAAAGGACATCCCAAATATTTAGGCCTAATTCCAAATCCGATCAATACCGATTCACTTAAGTGGTCTGGACCTAATATAAACGATAGAATCATTATTTTTCATGGTATTAACAGCTTAAATTATACTAAGAAGGGAAACGTTTATTTTGAAGAGGCTTTGAAAATTATAGATAAAAAGTACCATGAAAAAGTAAAAATCACATCATCTAGAGATATACCATATCAAGATTACATTAAACTATACGAAGAATGCCACATACTCTTAGACCAAGTATATGCTTATGATCAAGGATACAATGCTCTGGAGGCTATGGCAAAG
This genomic interval carries:
- a CDS encoding class I SAM-dependent methyltransferase; amino-acid sequence: MRIITLDDFIDTYAKLKQRGLGFISSKFKISKIKRAKTAFNHKDINSSNWWIIPEIRKRWNKMVTGKENIDFVNFVMANHLKDQSNLRMLSLGSGNCATELQFASFNNFQEIICCDISDILLKNAEKEAHANQFNNIKFIIQDANTYVFDDNYFDIVYFRASLHHFKQVDQLIGKRVKNGLKDNGLLIIDEYVGPNRIQFPKHQIKAINKALNIIPKRYRRRFMLNAHKNRVFGSGIIRMKIADPSECIESERIIPVIHKNFEKVFEAPYGGNILMTTLKDISHHFIELDTEKEKVLKSLFELEDDYLVTNDSDFIFGIYQK
- a CDS encoding glycosyltransferase family 2 protein, with amino-acid sequence MPFFSIIIPLFNKEKYIGSSLNSALSQTFQDFEVIIVDDGSTDNSLKIVKDIKDERIEIIKQKNKGAASARNLGIANSRGKYIALLDADDIWSEIHLNELHKQIKLHSSAALFCNNYQIRYVNDNVRNPNFNMELGQKPIIIDDYFKASTVNNIAWTSAVCFEKKKFDTLGGFNVKLEIAEDLDLWNRFALNYPVSFNPTITMTYNFQVEDSLSKKENNQIRYDFINSYTNLEKSNNSLKKYLDVNRYAVALRCKINRDRDLYKKLKGEINPKNLNFKQKLILNSPLWLIKLVKNFQKFLLKFGVYITAYK
- a CDS encoding tetratricopeptide repeat protein encodes the protein MTKKSIVSLLVAICFGLPLLAQQSAAYTNNMVDYQKALSLYNNQQYLAAQSLFGNVQKTAEVPILQSDCAYYIANCAVRLNQQNADQLVEDFVKEYPTSTKRNTAFVDVADYYFENSKYAHARKWYNKVDENALARKEKEKFNFNNGYSAFSTKQYRDAKKYLSRVESSQEYGSQAKYYIGFMAYEGDDYDKANEYFDQVSNQERYKEKLSYYQADLNFKLGNFEKAIALAKERLPESNEEEISELSKIIGESYFNLEEYAAAIPYLTAYKGKKGKRDRTAKWNNTDFYQLGYAHYKQKDYEKAISEFNKIIGGNNGIAQNAYYHLGESYINLGKKQEALNAFRYASQMDYDLKIQEDAWLNYAKISYEIGNPYQSAPQVLAGYLEKYPDTQYKEEIETLLIDSYITSKNYKEALKLLEGKKSFENKVAYQKVAFYRGIELYNDNQYLEAESMFDESLKEPRDDKFTSRATFWKAEADYNLTNYDDALVGFKEFQLAGANTPEMENLDYNLAYTYFKLKNYAKATEHFNQFISNKKDDKVRLNDAYLRLGDAHFVSSNYSLAIKAYSNAIKVGEIDSDYPAFQKAISVGYLGQSSKKIKELEEFISDYPKSKLRDDAMYELGNAYVKANETNKAMKVYDRLSSEYKMSSFVPKALLRQGLVYYNGNENERALTKFKKVAGNYPGTPEAVQAVSTAKLIYIDLGRVDDYANWVRTLDYVEVTDSELDNASYTAAEKQYLDGNTDRAIKQFNNYVNEFPNGLHILQSHFYLGQLYYKKGLVANAAPHYKYIVETSQNEYSEEALSRLSQYYLEEKVWKQAIPLLQRLEEEANFPQNVVFAQSNLMKANYQLENYAEAVSYAEKVLNSSKIDNKIKSDAYIIIARSAIKTGDEDKAKSAYAQVEKVASGETAAEALYYNAYFKNKEGKHEDSNKSVQKLAKDYSGYKYYSAKGLLIMAKNFYALNDAFQATYILESVIENFAEFEDVVDEAKEALSKIKAEEAKTNSSIQPE
- a CDS encoding glycosyltransferase, which produces MISILIPTYNYSVFSLANELCKQAIACKVNFELICVDDGSQSEINSENKQINNLDHCRFIESDKNIGLSNNRNYLAELSAYENLLFIDGDSIIPSPDFINRYIQTLKEWDADVIYGGRKHPKSTDANRRLRWKYGVYREDTDAKKRKKNPYKCTLFNNTLIRRETFNKIGFEKSITKYGHEDTLFAYHLLNIEAKIKHIDNPVEHGDVDLNSVFFDKTHKSIQNLKYIYDKQLISNEFVTFLRIYEKIKRLKINYPIAFCYVLLKPFFRFQLTSKHPSIWFFDIFRLSYFCYLNTKK
- a CDS encoding TonB-dependent receptor encodes the protein MRKQIKHILSIITILSVTFISAQKRDKDTINTGVIDVVKPYTPSISDAFKVKEIPSLEDETTAHKKDVKYNIFSFPVASTFTPAKGKAAVVEKRKPTKLFDNYATIGVGTYTTILGEVYLNHAISRNESIGGYVSHNSSQGGIDGVSFDDDFSISKVNVNYSTRLRDLSWNVEAGFKHQMYNWYGVAPSFVDTAMNDAIDEEHAFYDAYFGGDITFEDTYINSGNFFFRRFGDNQGSGENRFLVSTKIDIPIDREEISTSFKFDYLKGTFDRSYELNEELNYGNFIVSAAPTYEMKQDDLTVNVGVTAAYLRDSESKESKFYIYPNVTATYRLVNDVLIAYGGIEGGLIQNSYFDFASENPFVSPTLLVMPTDQQYNAYIGLKGKLSSNMSYNINGLYKADRNKALFKNNDITLMTDQAYSYGNSFGIAYDNVDTFGVAGEINVDVNRNFKLGVKAEYFSYSTDNEAEAWNLPDFIGALFMDYQIDEHWFTGANLFYVGERKDQFFLNDGITVASPFTVVLDSYFDANAHLGYHVNEKISVFAKANNIANNTYQRWQNFPVQSIQFLAGATFKFDF
- a CDS encoding cell division ATP-binding protein FtsE; protein product: MSNPILQLKDASIYQGDSLVLSNVNVEINKGEFVYLIGKTGTGKSSFMKTLYGDLPLKEGEGHIVDYNLKQLKEKDIPFLRRKLGVVFQDFKLLTDRTVNDNLLFVLKATGWKDRDKMNTRVAEVLEKVDMKTKGFKFPHELSGGEQQRIAIARALLNNPELILADEPTGNLDPQTSVEVMKVLQDLNKNGNTILMATHDYALLLKYPSKTLKCDDNQVYEVVQKKG
- a CDS encoding class I SAM-dependent methyltransferase, with protein sequence MLCLSCGSLSRNRRLWNLLNTENSINGNILHFSPSRSLFRKLKKDKNIHYYATDFENEFLADYKFDITNIDQPDEKFDTIICFHILEHIVEDKKAIKELYRVLKPNGAIYIQTPFKEGDIYEDYSITSPREREINFGQWDHVRIYSADGLKKRLEQQGFNVIIKEHKSDEMDWHHGFKSPETILIATKK